In the Gemmatimonadaceae bacterium genome, one interval contains:
- a CDS encoding DUF3047 domain-containing protein, producing the protein MIRLVLVLLGVLLAEPFAILSLANAPLRAGLPPGWKVRNIRGQSAPEIEVRNDGEGPVLRVQGAGRAAWFYRELPTPLTEAPGLLSWSWRVVQAPQGADLRQEKTDDSPLRVYVVFGKPGLFGGSSRVIFYTFGTSEPNDYAPQLCVR; encoded by the coding sequence ATGATACGGTTAGTACTGGTTTTACTGGGCGTCCTGCTGGCCGAGCCGTTTGCCATTCTGTCGCTGGCGAACGCGCCTCTCAGGGCCGGGCTCCCCCCTGGATGGAAAGTTCGTAACATCCGCGGCCAGTCGGCACCCGAAATCGAGGTGCGCAACGACGGCGAAGGGCCCGTACTCAGAGTTCAGGGAGCCGGTCGCGCGGCGTGGTTTTATCGTGAGCTGCCCACTCCGCTGACGGAAGCTCCGGGCTTGCTGAGCTGGTCGTGGCGAGTTGTGCAGGCTCCCCAAGGCGCGGATCTTCGTCAGGAAAAAACCGATGATTCTCCACTGCGGGTCTATGTCGTATTTGGAAAACCCGGGCTTTTCGGCGGATCGAGCCGCGTCATTTTCTATACCTTCGGGACGTCTGAACCGAATGACTACGCGCCCCAGCTTTGTGTCCGATAA
- a CDS encoding ATP-binding protein, translating into MDLHEVLRRNEGKTLEFKRDLSSPDAVLRTAVAFANTAGGTLLIGIEDRTRRVRGISNPLEMEERLANIVSDSVAPHLLPEIAILPFRRTHVVAVQIFPSGSRPHYLKRMGLQNGTYVRVGSTNRRADSELISEMQRFARGESFDERPMPDLDSEVIDFRVASESFAQIRRLTRRDLRTLGLVSAYQGRIVPTVGGLVLFGNERLSHFPDAWIQAGRFDGRNKSTILDQASLRLPPIQAIEAAVEFVEKHSARGVSIGAVRRMERWSLPPVAIREAVVNSVAHADYSQRSGPIRLAIFDDRLEIENPGLLPFGLTVADLEHGVSKLRNRVIGRVFHEVGLVEQWGSGIQRMNAACRDAGLAQPILEEIGNRFRVTLPIGTTRRPNVDSRDGEILELVNVPEGRATREIADHIGLTPRATRTRLSALVDLGLVKEIGSGPQDPRRRYFRTENS; encoded by the coding sequence ATGGATCTGCACGAAGTTTTACGGCGCAACGAGGGCAAGACCCTGGAGTTCAAGCGCGATCTCTCGTCGCCTGATGCCGTGCTCCGGACGGCTGTTGCGTTCGCCAATACCGCGGGCGGTACTCTGCTGATCGGTATCGAAGATCGAACAAGGCGCGTCCGTGGAATCAGTAATCCACTCGAAATGGAAGAACGCCTCGCAAATATTGTGAGCGACTCTGTCGCTCCTCACCTGCTTCCTGAAATTGCTATTCTGCCTTTTCGAAGGACACACGTTGTCGCGGTGCAGATTTTTCCGAGCGGCTCGAGACCGCATTATCTCAAGCGGATGGGGTTACAGAATGGCACATACGTAAGGGTTGGTTCAACCAATCGCCGTGCCGACTCCGAGCTAATCTCCGAGATGCAGCGATTCGCCCGCGGGGAATCGTTCGACGAGCGACCGATGCCGGATCTGGACTCGGAAGTGATCGACTTCCGAGTTGCTTCCGAGTCGTTTGCCCAGATTCGACGGCTCACCCGGCGCGACCTCAGGACGCTCGGACTTGTGAGCGCGTACCAAGGGCGTATCGTGCCAACAGTCGGCGGCTTGGTTCTTTTCGGAAATGAACGCCTGAGCCATTTTCCCGACGCCTGGATCCAGGCGGGGCGGTTTGACGGGAGGAACAAGTCTACTATCCTCGATCAGGCGAGTTTGCGATTGCCTCCGATTCAGGCGATCGAGGCCGCCGTTGAATTCGTCGAAAAACACTCGGCGCGTGGCGTCAGCATTGGCGCAGTTCGCCGAATGGAGCGATGGAGCCTTCCCCCGGTGGCCATACGGGAAGCTGTCGTGAATTCGGTCGCACACGCGGACTACTCTCAGCGAAGCGGGCCGATCCGGCTCGCGATATTCGACGATCGGCTTGAGATCGAGAATCCGGGGTTGCTGCCCTTTGGCCTGACCGTGGCCGACCTGGAGCACGGCGTGTCGAAGCTTCGGAATCGTGTGATCGGCCGCGTGTTCCACGAAGTCGGCCTGGTCGAGCAGTGGGGAAGCGGGATTCAACGGATGAACGCTGCCTGTCGCGATGCCGGGCTGGCCCAGCCGATTCTTGAGGAAATCGGCAATCGTTTCCGTGTCACACTGCCCATTGGAACAACCCGAAGGCCCAATGTTGATTCCAGAGACGGGGAAATACTCGAGCTGGTCAATGTGCCAGAAGGCCGAGCGACCCGGGAGATTGCCGATCACATTGGGCTGACGCCCCGAGCGACGCGCACACGTCTTTCGGCGCTTGTTGACCTTGGTCTGGTCAAAGAGATTGGAAGCGGGCCCCAAGACCCACGACGCAGGTATTTCCGAACAGAGAACAGCTGA
- a CDS encoding ATP-binding cassette domain-containing protein, producing the protein MPDYTIEIDNIGKRYAEHVAVSDLSLRVPKGAVYGLLGPNGAGKTTTIRMILNIIAPDKGTIRILGRPASDPGITDRIGYLPEERGLYRKMQVRRVLRFLAELKGMKRADAESRITEWMERFDLKTAEKDWGLSKIDELSRGMQQKVQFIGTLLHDPDLVILDEPFSGLDPINAQALKDTIVELKQRGKTIIFSTHLMDNAERLCDSVCIIARGEKVLDGSITDIKHSHGTRNVALSLGGSPSAEVSSILADRSLVDRVDDSNRFFEVELAAGADAQALLQRVVGAGAIVNRFEIVQPSLHQIFLEKVGATPRAPGEGPWTGGVETGMTGHG; encoded by the coding sequence ATGCCTGACTACACGATAGAGATCGACAACATCGGCAAACGATACGCCGAGCACGTGGCCGTGAGCGACCTGTCATTGCGGGTGCCGAAGGGTGCGGTCTACGGACTGCTCGGCCCCAATGGAGCGGGAAAGACCACCACCATCCGGATGATCCTCAACATCATCGCTCCCGATAAGGGCACCATCCGGATCCTGGGGCGGCCGGCTAGTGACCCCGGAATTACCGACCGCATCGGCTACCTTCCCGAAGAGCGTGGTCTCTATCGCAAGATGCAGGTTCGCCGCGTTCTGCGCTTTCTCGCCGAGCTGAAAGGGATGAAGCGCGCTGATGCTGAATCACGCATCACGGAATGGATGGAGCGATTCGATCTGAAGACCGCGGAGAAAGACTGGGGGCTGTCCAAGATCGACGAGCTTTCGCGCGGCATGCAGCAGAAGGTACAGTTTATCGGCACCCTGCTCCACGATCCCGATCTCGTGATCCTCGACGAACCGTTCAGCGGCCTCGACCCCATCAACGCGCAGGCGCTCAAGGACACCATTGTCGAGCTCAAGCAACGCGGCAAGACCATCATTTTCAGTACTCACCTCATGGACAACGCCGAGCGCCTTTGCGACTCGGTGTGTATCATTGCCCGGGGCGAAAAGGTGCTCGACGGGTCGATAACGGACATCAAGCACAGCCACGGAACACGGAACGTCGCGCTGTCGCTCGGCGGATCACCCTCCGCCGAGGTTAGCTCGATCCTGGCCGACAGATCGCTGGTCGATCGCGTGGATGATTCGAACCGGTTCTTCGAGGTCGAGCTCGCGGCAGGGGCCGACGCACAGGCCCTTTTGCAGCGGGTCGTCGGCGCCGGCGCAATCGTCAACCGGTTCGAGATAGTACAGCCATCACTGCACCAGATATTCCTTGAGAAGGTGGGCGCAACTCCCCGCGCCCCGGGTGAAGGTCCATGGACAGGCGGCGTTGAAACGGGGATGACCGGACATGGCTAA
- a CDS encoding putative sulfate/molybdate transporter yields the protein MTLRRSPDAPAGRLASSRIRFDRNELAGAFGDIGTDLPLIIGMILASGMDSSSVLVMFGLMQYFTAVSYGMPMPVQPLKAVAVLVITQKIAPGIIYGGGLAIGVVMLVLTLTGAIGWLVRVVPRCVVRGLQFGLGIQLSLLALRDYVRADGIPGYMLAGVAFVLIVALLGNRRFPPALFVITLGVIYALVFKLGAADIAGGAGFSLPRLQVVTMDDVIAGFLLLTIPQIPLSLGNSVLATRQIAEDLFPERKIGVRRLTFTYAAMNLVNPWFGGVPTCHGSGGLVGHYTFGARTGGSIIIYGSLFVTLGLFFASGFEKVVQVFPLPVLGVLLFFEGAALMLFVRDEAADRSNFFIVVMTGLIANGLPYGYAAGLVIGTAVYYVRRPVRRDGTGD from the coding sequence ATGACGCTACGGCGATCCCCCGATGCTCCTGCCGGGCGACTTGCGTCGAGTCGCATCCGTTTCGATCGCAACGAGCTGGCGGGGGCCTTTGGAGACATCGGCACCGACTTGCCGCTCATCATCGGGATGATTCTCGCGTCCGGGATGGACAGCTCGAGTGTGCTCGTGATGTTCGGGCTGATGCAGTATTTTACGGCGGTCAGTTACGGGATGCCGATGCCCGTCCAGCCGTTGAAGGCGGTGGCGGTACTGGTGATCACGCAGAAGATCGCGCCGGGGATCATCTACGGCGGCGGGCTTGCGATTGGCGTCGTGATGCTGGTGCTCACGCTTACTGGCGCGATCGGCTGGCTCGTGCGCGTCGTGCCGCGGTGTGTGGTGCGCGGCCTTCAGTTCGGGCTCGGAATACAGCTATCGCTGCTGGCGCTTCGCGATTACGTGAGGGCTGACGGGATTCCCGGATACATGCTCGCTGGTGTCGCATTCGTGTTGATCGTTGCGCTTCTGGGGAATCGCAGATTTCCGCCGGCACTGTTCGTAATCACACTGGGTGTGATTTACGCCCTCGTATTCAAGTTGGGTGCGGCTGACATCGCTGGCGGCGCCGGGTTCAGTCTGCCGCGGCTCCAGGTGGTAACGATGGACGATGTCATCGCCGGGTTTCTGCTGTTGACTATTCCGCAGATTCCGCTGTCACTCGGGAATTCGGTGCTGGCGACCCGCCAGATCGCAGAGGATTTGTTTCCGGAACGGAAGATCGGGGTGCGACGGCTGACGTTCACATATGCTGCGATGAACCTGGTAAATCCGTGGTTCGGGGGAGTTCCGACTTGCCATGGGTCGGGGGGGCTTGTGGGGCACTACACGTTTGGGGCGAGGACCGGCGGCTCGATCATCATCTATGGGTCGCTGTTCGTTACGCTGGGATTGTTCTTCGCCAGCGGATTCGAGAAAGTGGTGCAGGTGTTTCCGTTGCCGGTGCTCGGGGTGTTGCTGTTTTTCGAAGGAGCGGCGTTGATGCTGTTTGTGCGGGACGAAGCTGCAGATCGTAGCAATTTCTTCATCGTCGTGATGACAGGACTGATAGCGAATGGGCTCCCATACGGTTATGCGGCGGGGCTGGTGATCGGGACTGCGGTTTATTATGTCCGCAGGCCCGTAAGGCGTGACGGAACCGGGGATTGA
- a CDS encoding DM13 domain-containing protein, translating into MSHYRVIAACITAGIFAGCNSATPPTAPNAMPVEPGVVAPPPAATAGVTGTFVGVGHRGNGSVRFTVANGVGRLDFGDDFSVDAVPGPFIYVNTTNNANTGRPLRISALRSNRGAQSYTFALPAGASYTWVLVWCDPFNVPVAEAAIPATP; encoded by the coding sequence ATGAGCCATTACAGAGTGATCGCTGCATGTATTACCGCGGGCATTTTTGCGGGGTGCAATTCCGCGACTCCGCCCACCGCGCCGAACGCGATGCCGGTCGAGCCCGGTGTTGTTGCCCCGCCGCCCGCCGCCACAGCGGGCGTAACGGGCACGTTTGTCGGTGTCGGGCATCGGGGCAACGGCAGCGTGCGTTTCACCGTTGCCAATGGGGTGGGACGGCTCGACTTCGGTGATGATTTTTCGGTAGACGCGGTGCCCGGACCGTTCATATACGTGAACACCACCAACAACGCCAATACCGGGCGTCCTCTCAGGATTTCGGCGTTGCGGTCAAACAGGGGTGCGCAAAGCTACACGTTTGCATTGCCTGCAGGGGCGAGCTACACCTGGGTACTCGTGTGGTGCGATCCGTTCAATGTTCCGGTGGCTGAGGCGGCGATACCGGCGACGCCCTGA
- a CDS encoding M48 family metallopeptidase produces the protein MRSFGPRIIIALVIAAISAATYFSSSSTNEITGEVQRVSISQEQEVALGLQAMPEMGAQFGGEVQNSEISNYVEQVGQKVARQAGSAATPYKFDFHVLRDPQTINAFALPGGQVSITMGLLTKLKNEAELAGVLGHEIGHVMARHGAEHLAKQQLTQGLVGAVGVATYDPQNPSASTAAIAAAVGQLVSMRYGRNDELESDALGVKFMKQAGYDPTGMISLMNVLAQGGGGGRQPEFFSTHPNPDNRMARLEELIRTNGGAGGDLGAERFRRVVR, from the coding sequence ATGCGAAGCTTTGGCCCCCGTATCATCATTGCGCTCGTAATCGCTGCCATTTCCGCGGCGACGTATTTCTCGTCGAGCTCGACGAACGAGATTACCGGCGAAGTCCAGCGCGTGAGTATCAGCCAGGAGCAGGAAGTTGCGCTCGGCCTCCAGGCGATGCCGGAGATGGGAGCGCAGTTCGGTGGCGAGGTGCAGAATTCGGAAATCAGCAACTACGTCGAGCAGGTGGGCCAAAAAGTGGCTCGCCAGGCGGGGTCTGCGGCCACTCCCTACAAGTTCGATTTTCATGTTCTGCGTGACCCGCAGACGATCAATGCGTTTGCGCTCCCGGGCGGGCAGGTGTCGATCACGATGGGCCTGCTCACGAAGCTGAAAAACGAGGCGGAGCTTGCGGGAGTGCTCGGTCATGAGATTGGCCATGTGATGGCGAGACACGGAGCGGAGCACCTGGCCAAACAGCAGTTGACCCAGGGATTGGTGGGCGCCGTTGGAGTGGCCACATACGATCCGCAGAATCCCAGCGCGAGCACGGCTGCAATAGCGGCTGCCGTGGGCCAGCTTGTCTCGATGCGTTACGGGCGAAACGACGAACTAGAGTCCGATGCGCTTGGAGTGAAATTTATGAAGCAGGCGGGTTACGATCCGACCGGAATGATCAGCTTGATGAATGTGCTCGCTCAGGGCGGCGGTGGCGGGCGCCAACCGGAGTTCTTCAGCACTCATCCAAACCCTGACAACCGTATGGCGCGCCTTGAGGAGCTGATCCGCACGAATGGCGGCGCTGGCGGGGATCTTGGAGCGGAGAGGTTTCGGAGAGTTGTGAGGTAA
- the msrA gene encoding peptide-methionine (S)-S-oxide reductase MsrA → MERRTFLERRSFLNGAVGLLMVTLASGSAGEARAQQFSRDTPANAQALQVATFGGGCFWCMEPPFDKLNGVVSTTSGYIGGSVANPTYDQVSAGGTGHAEVVQVKYDPAKISYARLLDVFWRNIDPLTPNRQFCDAGSQYRSAIFHHGADQRNAADASKRAIEQSGRFKQPIVTEIVAATTFYPAEEYHQNYYVKNPVRYKFYRSRCGRDNRLKEVWGKKGG, encoded by the coding sequence ATGGAACGACGAACATTTCTGGAACGAAGAAGTTTCCTTAACGGAGCTGTCGGTTTGCTGATGGTTACGCTTGCGAGCGGGAGTGCCGGCGAGGCTCGAGCACAGCAGTTCTCCCGCGACACTCCTGCCAACGCCCAGGCGCTGCAGGTTGCGACGTTTGGCGGCGGCTGCTTCTGGTGCATGGAGCCCCCCTTCGACAAGCTCAATGGGGTAGTATCGACAACCTCGGGCTACATCGGGGGAAGCGTGGCCAATCCCACCTACGACCAGGTTTCCGCCGGTGGCACCGGCCACGCCGAAGTAGTCCAGGTGAAATACGATCCGGCCAAAATCAGCTACGCCAGACTCCTCGATGTATTCTGGCGCAACATCGACCCCCTCACACCGAATCGCCAGTTCTGCGATGCGGGATCGCAGTACCGGTCGGCAATCTTTCATCATGGTGCGGATCAGCGCAACGCCGCCGATGCTTCGAAGCGAGCTATCGAACAGTCCGGCCGGTTCAAGCAGCCGATCGTGACCGAGATCGTCGCTGCAACCACCTTCTACCCTGCCGAAGAATACCATCAGAATTATTACGTGAAGAATCCAGTCCGGTACAAGTTCTACCGCAGCCGGTGCGGAAGAGACAACCGACTGAAAGAGGTCTGGGGGAAGAAAGGCGGGTGA
- a CDS encoding sigma factor: MTEPGIDDVAADDIEKPAAVRSRSSGNTILLRPVSRANVAVSDDFNPSLARSVPYSSLLVPMDASISPTDDELMIRAQGGDGLAFEQIYGRYEARVYAFLWRITANTALASDLRQDAFFTLWQNRHNWKDGGSVSAYLVVLGSIVTTPTS; this comes from the coding sequence GTGACGGAACCGGGGATTGATGACGTTGCGGCTGATGACATTGAAAAACCGGCCGCGGTCCGCAGCCGTTCGAGCGGAAATACGATCTTGCTCCGTCCTGTATCCCGCGCCAATGTAGCTGTTTCCGACGATTTCAATCCGAGCCTGGCTCGGAGCGTTCCCTACTCAAGTCTTCTGGTCCCGATGGACGCGAGCATTTCACCGACAGACGACGAGTTGATGATCCGGGCTCAGGGCGGTGACGGCCTGGCGTTCGAGCAGATTTATGGTCGCTACGAGGCGCGGGTTTACGCTTTTCTCTGGCGTATTACTGCAAACACGGCGCTCGCCTCCGACCTGAGGCAGGATGCGTTTTTCACACTCTGGCAGAATCGACATAACTGGAAAGACGGCGGATCCGTCAGCGCCTACTTGGTCGTACTCGGAAGCATTGTAACGACGCCGACTTCCTAG
- a CDS encoding BrxA/BrxB family bacilliredoxin translates to MYDERMVTPMRQELTRLGVQEMRTPDEVDAKLRDTKGTTLVVVNSVCGCAARNARPAVASAIQHTVKPDAMTTVFAGQDVGAVQRARGYFTGYPPSSPQIALLKDGKVVFMLERHQIEGRTANEISADLTGAFDKYCETPASAQAMA, encoded by the coding sequence ATGTACGATGAGAGAATGGTCACGCCGATGCGGCAGGAACTAACCCGGCTTGGCGTGCAGGAAATGCGAACCCCCGATGAAGTGGACGCGAAGCTCCGCGACACGAAGGGTACGACACTGGTAGTGGTGAACTCGGTCTGCGGCTGCGCGGCGCGCAACGCCCGCCCCGCTGTAGCGTCGGCGATCCAGCACACAGTCAAGCCCGACGCGATGACGACGGTCTTTGCGGGACAGGATGTCGGCGCCGTACAGCGAGCGCGTGGCTATTTCACCGGCTATCCGCCGTCGTCGCCGCAGATCGCTCTGCTGAAGGACGGGAAAGTCGTGTTCATGCTCGAGCGGCACCAGATCGAGGGTCGGACGGCAAACGAGATCTCCGCCGATCTCACCGGCGCGTTCGACAAGTATTGCGAAACACCGGCTTCTGCCCAGGCGATGGCCTGA
- a CDS encoding ABC transporter permease has product MAKLWAIVKREYIERVRTKWFIIATVFGPLFFGSIMIIPAVMSKRSKSPAEFTNTRILDATTTGFGQRIAESLSRGRPPGFVPPQVVVVNPAELSRAESTATRQIMANQVSGYVRVDARALNGEEVLYAGRNATSIPDMERLRAAVREALLGQRLENAGIDSSQVRDLTFIPLQLRTERITEKGRGGSGVVSIIFAGIIAALLYVSIVLYGQNVMRGVLEEKTNRVAEVVVSSVRPETLLAGKVLGVGAVGLTQQVIWIATSILIFRLREPLLARFGITTTPFSLPEITVVLALLLLVFFILGFIFYASLYAAVGAMVNSDQEAQQAAQPLMIMLVATAVLINPIIVNPTSTLAKVMSWLPFSSPIIMPLRLSLGTVPWYELAGTIAALILACLGAVWLAARIYRVGMLMYGKRPTFRELGRWISYSN; this is encoded by the coding sequence ATGGCTAAGCTATGGGCGATCGTCAAGCGCGAATACATCGAGCGCGTGCGCACGAAGTGGTTCATCATCGCTACCGTGTTCGGCCCGCTGTTCTTCGGGTCGATCATGATCATCCCCGCGGTGATGTCCAAACGGAGTAAGTCGCCGGCCGAGTTCACGAATACGCGGATACTCGATGCCACTACGACCGGGTTCGGGCAGCGGATTGCAGAGTCGCTGAGCCGCGGGCGCCCACCCGGCTTCGTTCCGCCGCAGGTCGTGGTGGTAAACCCGGCAGAACTTTCCCGCGCCGAGAGCACGGCCACCCGCCAGATAATGGCGAATCAGGTCAGCGGTTATGTCAGGGTCGACGCGCGCGCGCTTAACGGCGAAGAAGTTCTGTACGCCGGCCGAAACGCGACGTCTATTCCGGATATGGAACGGTTGCGCGCCGCGGTACGGGAAGCCCTGCTCGGACAGCGCCTTGAGAACGCAGGAATCGATTCAAGCCAGGTGCGCGACCTGACGTTCATTCCGCTGCAACTGCGAACGGAGCGGATTACCGAGAAAGGTCGGGGAGGCTCGGGAGTCGTCAGCATTATCTTCGCCGGCATAATTGCGGCGCTGTTGTATGTGTCGATCGTTCTTTACGGCCAGAACGTCATGCGCGGCGTGCTCGAGGAAAAAACCAACCGCGTTGCCGAAGTCGTGGTATCGAGCGTTCGACCAGAGACACTGCTTGCGGGCAAGGTACTGGGAGTCGGTGCCGTAGGCCTCACGCAACAGGTGATCTGGATTGCCACATCGATCCTGATATTCCGGTTGCGTGAACCGCTCCTGGCGCGATTTGGTATCACTACCACGCCGTTTTCTCTTCCGGAGATAACAGTGGTGCTGGCACTGCTGCTGCTCGTTTTCTTCATTCTCGGATTTATCTTCTACGCATCGCTCTACGCGGCAGTGGGGGCCATGGTCAACAGCGACCAGGAGGCGCAGCAGGCGGCGCAGCCATTGATGATCATGCTCGTCGCTACCGCTGTTCTCATCAATCCGATCATCGTGAACCCGACGTCGACGCTGGCGAAGGTAATGTCGTGGCTTCCCTTTTCGTCGCCAATCATCATGCCGTTGCGGCTGAGCCTGGGTACTGTTCCGTGGTACGAGCTGGCGGGAACGATCGCGGCGCTGATACTCGCGTGCCTTGGCGCCGTGTGGCTGGCGGCGCGAATCTACAGAGTAGGAATGCTGATGTACGGGAAGCGCCCGACGTTCAGAGAGCTCGGGCGCTGGATCAGCTACTCCAACTGA
- a CDS encoding TVP38/TMEM64 family protein yields the protein MKRWLVGGAIALAVIALLFMLGRVAAEPLQNFAMWVESLGPLAPVVFIAGYIAATVAFVPGSILTLAAGAIFGLVRGTIYVFIGATLGAAAAFLVARYIARPVVEKKLAGNERFQRIDQIIEKEGGKMVVLMRLSPLLPFNALNYALGISKVGFLPYFLGSVGMIPGTLLYVYYGKLAGDLTALGGRDVERGPEYYLVLALGLLATVAVAVIAARAGKRALGESDAG from the coding sequence ATGAAACGCTGGCTGGTTGGCGGCGCGATCGCCCTCGCCGTCATCGCTCTGCTTTTCATGCTCGGCCGCGTTGCCGCCGAACCTCTTCAGAATTTTGCAATGTGGGTCGAGAGCCTCGGACCCCTCGCCCCGGTTGTATTCATCGCGGGCTACATCGCAGCGACGGTCGCGTTCGTGCCGGGTTCGATCCTCACGCTGGCGGCAGGGGCGATTTTCGGGCTCGTTCGGGGTACGATCTATGTCTTCATCGGCGCGACTCTGGGAGCGGCCGCGGCGTTTCTCGTCGCGCGCTATATCGCGAGGCCGGTCGTGGAGAAAAAGCTTGCAGGGAACGAACGATTTCAGCGCATCGACCAGATCATCGAGAAGGAAGGCGGGAAGATGGTCGTGCTGATGCGGCTGTCACCACTCCTGCCTTTCAACGCGTTGAATTACGCGCTCGGAATCTCGAAGGTGGGTTTCCTTCCCTACTTCCTCGGCTCGGTCGGCATGATTCCGGGAACGCTGCTCTACGTCTACTATGGGAAACTTGCAGGTGACCTGACGGCACTCGGTGGACGCGACGTCGAGCGTGGTCCCGAATACTATCTCGTCCTTGCGCTTGGTCTGCTGGCGACCGTAGCGGTGGCTGTTATCGCGGCTCGGGCGGGCAAGCGCGCGCTCGGAGAGAGCGATGCAGGATAA
- a CDS encoding mercuric reductase, with protein sequence MQDNAAEQARIANVHPPGWENPRAKDRYHMVVVGGGTGGLVTAAIAAGLGATTALIERHWMGGDCLNVGCVPSKALLRAARAWHAAATAHERFGGPDVAGQRDFAAAMRRMRQIRADISGLDSASRFRDLGVDVFFGQARFTGVDTIAVDGQDLCFRSAVIATGTRPAIPPIPGLAESGFLTNETIFSLAEVPRRLAVIGGGPIGCELAQAFARFGSAVTVVEQGDTLLGKDDPEAAGVVSAALARDGVRLLTSTTMERVVGSNPVVLHVTRNGRSEQVEADAILVASGRVPNVEDLGLDAAGVDFDERRVITDGRLRTTNRRVFAVGDITALSPFTHAADAHARMVVQNALFFGRKKVTDLVIPWCTYTQPELAHVGMKWEAVNAGGDEFEAVTIPLHDVDRARLDGDDEGFLRVHLHKGSDRIVAATLVADHAGDIIAQLSMAMQQGLGLSAIGAAIFPYPTHAEVIRKAADAWRKRKLTPRVLGLFRFFFRIVR encoded by the coding sequence ATGCAGGATAATGCGGCCGAGCAGGCACGGATCGCGAATGTGCATCCGCCGGGTTGGGAGAATCCGCGCGCGAAGGACAGGTATCACATGGTCGTGGTTGGGGGCGGTACAGGCGGCCTCGTCACCGCGGCTATTGCAGCAGGCCTGGGTGCGACGACGGCGCTGATAGAACGCCACTGGATGGGCGGTGATTGCCTCAATGTTGGATGTGTGCCGTCGAAGGCATTGTTGCGAGCAGCACGCGCATGGCATGCGGCAGCTACGGCGCATGAGCGTTTCGGGGGACCCGATGTTGCGGGTCAGCGGGACTTCGCGGCCGCTATGCGAAGGATGCGGCAGATCCGCGCTGACATCAGTGGCCTGGACAGTGCATCGCGGTTCCGCGACCTGGGCGTCGATGTCTTCTTCGGACAGGCGCGTTTCACCGGCGTCGACACGATCGCAGTGGACGGGCAGGACCTTTGTTTTCGTAGTGCCGTCATTGCTACCGGTACGCGGCCTGCCATCCCGCCGATCCCCGGCCTTGCTGAATCCGGTTTCCTCACCAATGAGACTATTTTCTCGCTGGCCGAGGTTCCGCGGCGACTCGCCGTTATTGGCGGCGGGCCGATTGGATGCGAGCTTGCCCAGGCGTTCGCGCGATTCGGTAGCGCTGTCACCGTAGTGGAACAAGGCGACACCCTTCTGGGGAAGGATGACCCGGAAGCCGCGGGGGTAGTTTCGGCGGCGCTGGCGAGAGACGGGGTTCGACTGTTGACGAGTACCACGATGGAACGGGTCGTTGGCAGTAATCCGGTCGTGCTGCACGTCACCCGCAATGGACGCTCTGAACAGGTGGAGGCAGACGCAATCCTCGTCGCCAGTGGACGCGTACCGAATGTCGAGGATCTTGGGCTTGATGCCGCTGGGGTCGATTTCGACGAACGGAGAGTCATCACCGATGGGCGGCTGCGCACAACGAATCGGCGGGTGTTTGCAGTCGGGGATATCACCGCCCTGTCGCCATTCACTCATGCGGCTGATGCTCACGCCCGCATGGTCGTGCAGAACGCGCTCTTTTTCGGCCGGAAGAAGGTGACTGATCTCGTGATTCCGTGGTGCACCTATACGCAGCCTGAGCTGGCGCATGTGGGGATGAAGTGGGAGGCGGTGAACGCCGGTGGCGATGAATTCGAGGCGGTAACCATTCCCCTTCACGACGTCGATCGCGCCCGGCTCGATGGCGACGACGAGGGATTCCTGCGGGTTCATCTCCACAAGGGATCCGACCGGATCGTGGCCGCGACGCTAGTTGCGGATCATGCTGGCGATATCATCGCCCAGTTGTCGATGGCAATGCAGCAGGGGCTCGGACTCTCTGCGATCGGAGCCGCGATCTTCCCGTATCCCACTCACGCGGAAGTGATTCGCAAAGCGGCCGATGCGTGGCGGAAGCGCAAGCTGACTCCGCGCGTGCTCGGGTTGTTTCGATTCTTTTTTCGGATAGTGCGGTGA